The following proteins come from a genomic window of Gimesia chilikensis:
- a CDS encoding class I SAM-dependent DNA methyltransferase, giving the protein MDESLERCLQLYEDADFYDQEFADRTFEIPFFLAAAQRFGSPVLELGCGSGRITIPLARAGVDIDGIDLSESMIDRARARAKTCECEQIRFFQGDFSQLETPRTYRLIFCATNALQHLLHDQQIDDCFQAVRRCLAPAGLFLIDVFNPDAARLARTWNQRYLFKEMQTRTDGTLSVFARSEYDPKSRVLRFQLDYRRQADDRQVKVKDVEMRCLFPTDLAEFCRRNGFTVVDKWGSYDSEPFTENSAKQILVCQAAGNP; this is encoded by the coding sequence ATGGATGAAAGCCTGGAACGCTGCCTGCAACTTTATGAAGATGCGGACTTTTACGATCAGGAGTTTGCAGATCGCACTTTCGAAATCCCTTTTTTTCTGGCTGCAGCGCAGCGTTTTGGCTCCCCTGTGCTGGAGCTGGGCTGCGGCTCGGGAAGGATCACGATTCCCCTGGCCCGCGCGGGGGTCGATATAGACGGCATCGATCTCTCAGAGTCGATGATCGACCGGGCCAGAGCCAGGGCAAAGACCTGTGAGTGTGAGCAGATCCGGTTCTTCCAGGGGGATTTCAGTCAGTTGGAGACGCCACGCACTTACCGGCTGATTTTCTGCGCTACCAATGCCCTGCAGCACTTGCTACACGATCAGCAGATCGACGACTGTTTTCAAGCGGTCCGTCGCTGCCTGGCACCTGCGGGTCTGTTTCTGATTGATGTATTTAACCCGGATGCTGCCCGACTGGCTCGTACCTGGAATCAGCGTTACCTGTTCAAGGAAATGCAGACTCGAACTGACGGCACGCTCTCTGTATTTGCCCGCAGTGAGTATGACCCGAAGAGTCGGGTACTCCGCTTTCAGCTCGACTATCGTCGACAGGCAGACGACAGACAGGTCAAAGTGAAAGACGTTGAGATGCGGTGCCTGTTTCCCACTGACCTTGCTGAATTCTGTCGACGGAATGGTTTCACTGTTGTCGATAAGTGGGGCAGTTATGACAGTGAGCCTTTCACAGAAAACTCTGCAAAGCAGATCCTCGTCTGTCAGGCAGCAGGCAATCCCTGA
- a CDS encoding aminotransferase class I/II-fold pyridoxal phosphate-dependent enzyme — MNYQEYRAAKESFLQTDPLRLDCMNTQKALSGLLPAIPQTTEEYSLPEALAAWQEVTGFELQQLESIPGTGVRELLAQLIEQLKQAEAEFLFPCDVYPVYHRLLGDYPARTYHTFPDWEWEALSATSQERQVLLLTQPAVPVGRYLSAAEITTVQNWLAADARRLLIVDAAYAYEPNHSIYAKLLASNQCLCLFSLSKPWLLPEHWGLAVGPPELLESVSLSPGEFSTNWVPALLLNTGLPARLRNLFHQEWKRLSAAIHEFAPDWKPPESGYYATVNLPFEQLLQNHNVLGVPATVFGSDRSDVTVISCLFHIQRGLTDG, encoded by the coding sequence ATGAATTACCAGGAATACCGCGCGGCCAAAGAGTCATTTCTCCAGACCGATCCACTTCGACTGGACTGCATGAATACGCAGAAGGCGTTGAGCGGGCTGTTACCCGCTATCCCGCAGACAACAGAGGAATATTCGCTGCCAGAGGCACTCGCGGCCTGGCAGGAGGTTACGGGGTTTGAACTTCAGCAGTTGGAATCCATTCCCGGAACAGGAGTGCGTGAGCTGCTCGCGCAGCTGATCGAACAACTCAAACAGGCAGAGGCGGAATTTCTCTTCCCCTGCGACGTGTATCCCGTTTATCACCGTTTACTGGGGGACTACCCCGCGCGGACGTATCATACTTTTCCGGATTGGGAATGGGAGGCCCTGTCTGCAACATCACAAGAGCGTCAGGTTTTGCTGCTGACACAGCCTGCGGTTCCCGTGGGTCGGTACCTTTCCGCTGCAGAAATCACAACAGTCCAGAACTGGCTGGCTGCCGATGCCAGGCGACTGCTGATCGTCGATGCTGCCTACGCTTATGAACCGAATCACAGCATCTATGCGAAACTTCTGGCGTCGAACCAATGCCTGTGCCTGTTCTCGCTCTCCAAGCCCTGGCTGCTGCCCGAGCACTGGGGGCTGGCGGTCGGTCCGCCTGAACTTCTGGAGAGCGTGTCCCTTTCGCCCGGGGAATTCTCTACGAACTGGGTCCCTGCCTTGCTTCTAAATACCGGGCTGCCTGCTCGCTTACGGAATCTGTTTCATCAGGAATGGAAGCGACTGAGTGCCGCCATTCACGAATTTGCCCCGGACTGGAAGCCGCCTGAGTCCGGATATTATGCGACGGTCAACCTTCCGTTTGAGCAGTTATTGCAGAATCATAACGTGCTGGGGGTTCCAGCGACCGTGTTTGGCTCGGATCGATCGGACGTCACTGTGATCTCCTGCCTGTTCCACATCCAACGGGGGCTGACCGATGGATGA